The following proteins are co-located in the Enoplosus armatus isolate fEnoArm2 chromosome 8, fEnoArm2.hap1, whole genome shotgun sequence genome:
- the apobec2b gene encoding C->U-editing enzyme APOBEC-2b — translation MADRNSRVSVKKKEKKVENKTNDEKDKEKEKGKEKIVKKADKLGKKPEKTPEQPKTSEGKTNGESGGATGAEANNNEENGEFQPIELPPFEIVTGEQMSPFYFKFQFRNVEYSSGRNKTLLCFRVDTPGGSTEPLKGYMEDEHATAHAEEAFFQEVLPNASQECEVTWYVSSSPCVACAAKLAHILQQREKVCLSIFCSRLFEWEQPEIVEGLRALVSAGCKLRMMKPSDFLHVWETYVEKEDESFTPWEDCQENYDYYMDKLANILK, via the exons ATGGCGGACAGAAACAGCCGGGTCAGTGttaagaagaaagagaagaaggtggaaaacaaaacaaatgatgagaaggacaaagagaaggaaaaggggaaggagaaaATCGTGAAAAAGGCTGACAAACTTGGGAAAAAGCCAGAGAAGACCCCCGAGCAGCCCAAGACGAGTGAAGGGAAGACGAACGGGGAAAGTGGAGGGGCAACAGGAGCAGAGGCGAACAACAATGAAGAAAATGGAGAATTTCAGCCCATAGAGCTGCCACCGTTTGAGATTGTCACAGG GGAACAGATGAGCCCGTTCTACTTCAAGTTTCAGTTCAGGAACGTGGAGTACTCATCAGGGAGGAACAAGACTCTACTGTGCTTCAGAGTAGACACACCAGGAGGCAGCACAGAGCCTCTGAAAGGTTATATGGAGGATGAGCATGCCACAGCTCATGCTGAAGAGGCCTTCTTTCAAGAG GTGCTCCCTAACGCTTCCCAAGAATGTGAAGTCACATGGTATGTATCATCCAGTCCCTGTGTGGCTTGTGCAGCCAAGTTGGCCCACATCCTCCAGCAGCGCGAAAAGGTCTGTCTCAGCATATTCTGCTCCCGTCTCTTTGAGTGGGAGCAGCCGGAGATAGTGGAGGGGCTCCGGGCCCTGGTGAGTGCCGGCTGCAAGCTGCGTATGATGAAGCCGTCTGACTTCCTGCATGTTTGGGAAACGTATGTGGAGAAGGAGGATGAGAGCTTCACACCCTGGGAGGATTGTCAGGAGAACTATGACTACTACATGGATAAACTGGCTAATATCCTCAAGTAG